Proteins encoded within one genomic window of Episyrphus balteatus chromosome 1, idEpiBalt1.1, whole genome shotgun sequence:
- the LOC129913960 gene encoding 60S ribosomal protein L9, with protein MRTINSNQCVKIPSHIKASVKARVVTITGPRGVLKRSFKHLALDMYMINKRNLKVEKWFGAKKELAAVRTVCSHIENMIKGVTKGFQYKMRAVYAHFPINCVTSENNTVIEIRNFLGEKYIRRVNMAPGVTVVNSTAQKDELIVEGNDIEAVSGSAALIQQSTTVKNKDIRKFLDGLYVSEKTTVVKEAA; from the exons ATGAGGACAATCAACTCAAACCAATGCGTGAAAATCCCCTCACATATTAAAGCCTCAGTGAAGGCGCGTGTGGTCACCATCACAGGACCCCGTGGTGTTTTGAAGCGCAGCTTCAAGCACTTGGCCCTTGACATGTACATGATCAACAAACGTAACCTGAAGGTCGAGAAATGGTTTGGAGCCAAAAAAGAATTGGCCGCCGTCCGTACTGTATGCAGTCATATTGAAAACATGATTAAGG GTGTCACTAAGGGATTCCAATACAAAATGCGTGCTGTATATGCCCATTTCCCCATCAATTGCGTTACCTCCGAAAACAACACAGTTATCGAGATCCGTAATTTCTTGGGTGAGAAGTACATTCGTCGCGTGAACATGGCACCAGGTGTGACAGTTGTTAACTCGACCGCCCAAAAGGACGAACTTATCGTTGAAGGCAACGATATTGAGGCTGTTTCTGGTTCGGCAGCTTTGATCCAACAATCGACAACTGTGAAAAACAAGGATATTCGTAAGTTCTTGGACGGTCTTTACGTGTCTGAGAAGACAACAGTTGTTAAGGAAGCTGCCtaa